taatataatgataagagagtatcgtcCCACGAGGATTGagtttattaattaccaaaatcagtaaccctaattctactttaATAATGAGGTTGAAAAGATTTagtttagaaaatctaattcaaggactagagagcaagagagagagaaatcaaTGCcaagagattctagggtttccgagttcacctagactaattccacctagatcatctagtccaatcaatcaatgtttgttttttatgttgtcatcaaattttcctaaattacatattgatctttctcaaacattaatagcatattccactagataagttagcatcatctctgagataactgtgaatctatggaactcattaagctttagaaatttataatgatgcatacaacctcataaatatctctatcttatgatgattgtatgatatttcaaccaagacctaattcaattatcacctctcggtctcaaatcaaattaataatcatgcaattggtgaccaataaatcacaagcattaagcatagattaaaatatccaacatagtcttgaaacaagcatcaattaaattaaacaaagatgaatctaggttttcatagtcttgctacatcgtagccctagaaaaagtatttagaacataaAATTTGCAAAGTTCGACATATGaataaggttcataatcaaataaacaaataaaaactaaaaactaaagcctgACAATGAATCCGCGCCGAATCTTCGCTCCCGGTCTCTTGATCTCTCCAATTCTCCTTTTTCGTCTCAACCCTAGCcccttttataacataaaaatcggggtagcgcctaggcgccAAAGACTGTTTTGCTTATTCTCTCTTTGTTGAACCTTtgctcttcttcctccaattttgtgccttttacatgttcttccttcaaatcaatATCTTTAtttcctacaatgcaataacaataagattatgagtaaaattggtttaaaataattccaatttaattcattatgagttaaagaaggcctatatattgagtgcaaattatactcatcactttgtaaaaaaaatgtcTGTTATTCAAAATCACACGCAATATTCAGCAAATATGTGTGAAATGGCTTTTAAAATTTCCGCTGATACAAAAATTCTATTTGCAGAGATTTAAGTTTTAATGCCTTGACTGGACCGATTCCAGACACCTTACAAATCCTGAAGTACCTTCAATAtttgtgagtttatttttgATACACCATTTTGAGTCTATTTCTAGTACCTGTCATTAATCCCAGCTACCGAATGTCTTGTTTACTCTTAGAATTCTATGCAAGCCAACTGACTAATGACATTATCAGGTTTCTTAACAATAACAAGCTAACTGGAGCAATACCAGAGTGGATGTTGACAAGTGGAATTCACATGTATGCTATGCTAATTAAAAGAATTTGATTCTACCATTAATTATCGCCTTTCTTGTGCTGCGTATCTCACTCATGATACACAATGTTACAGTGATATGTCTTACAACAGTTTTGACGCACACAATGCACCATGCTATTGCTCTACAGGCATTGTGTAAGAAACTAAGAATTCAATTTATCAggggttttatttttcttaatcacCTGGCTTCAGTCACTGATTGTTCATTTGGTTTATGCATGAAGGAATATGGTATCTAGTTATTCATCAACAGATGACAATTCGTAAGATTTTTACACTTTCAGCAAGCCTGCAGTCTAACAGCTTTACCTGTTGTTTGCACCaaacatgctttttttttttggcaggaTAAAACCATGTTTGAAGAGGAACAACCCCTGCTCTGGGGTACCAGAAAGTGAGTATATATTCTTGTACAATATTCCTTTTTCCCTTTAAAAAAACtgaatctatatttttttttacttaaacttATTTCCAATGATTGTACATGTGTTTTGAAACTTTTGTAGATGACAAATTGTTTATAAACTGTGGCGGCAGCAGTATGACCATTGATGGGAATGAGTATGAAGACAACATCGACATTCAAGGGGCATCATATTACCATGCTAATGGAGAAAAATGGGCTTTTAGCTCTAGCGGTTACTTTCTGGGCAACGAAGACCAATCATATGTTGTGAATAATGTGTCGCCTATAGTAGGCGCATCCAATGCTAATCCTAAATTGTATACCACCGCTCGTCTGAGCCCCCTCTCACTTACATACTATGGTCTTTGCCTTCAGAATGGAAATTATACAGTGAACCTGCACTTTGCTGAGATAATGTTCACTGATGATCAAACTTATTCCGCTGTAGGAAGACGCTTCTTTGATGTGTCTATTCAGGTTATGTTTCACTGCATTAAGAAATAGTTACCTCTTgctcttttctatttttcactAGCATGCATAGTTTACATGTAACTTGCAGTAAAAACTTAAATCGAACCACTAATTACATGTGTAGGACGAGAGGGTCTTGAGGGATTTCAATATTGCAAAAGAAGCTAATGGGACAGGTCGGGCAATCATCAAGAGCTTCAATGCTATGGTAAATAGCAACACTCTGGTGATTCATTTGCAGTGGGCTGGGCAAGGGACCAGGAACATTCCTCATTGGGGGGTATATGGACCTTTAATTTCAGCTATCTCAGTTACACTCAGTAAGTCTCCACAAAGTTTGTTTGCCTATCCTTTGTGTTCTTGTTTTCACTCTGAAAATGTTTTGCAGACGACTTTAAGCTGGATGCTCATGAAAATCTTGAGTTATATAAAGGGACATTTATGGGCATTTTGTTTGCTGGTTGTGTGATGATTTTCTTGGTCTCAGTATTCATCTTGTTTTTCTGGATAAGAAAAGATGCTGAAAACAATGGTGAGATAATGAGATTGCATGTTCTCCATTttttctgatatatatatatatacatatttcttGGATTATGTAGTTTAAGGGAACTTGTGTGGTGTATGTGAGCATCCAGAACTTCGAGGACTGGAGCTACAGACCggattttttacattaaaacaGATCAAAACCGCAACCAGGAACTTTGATCGTGCAAATAAGTTAGGAGAAGGGGGATTTGGACCAGTTTACAAGGTACTCTGTAGATCCTTGTGTATGTACTGGTATTTGTCCtggtgtatgttttttttttttcatctttgagCAACCCACTTTGGTGCATTCATAAGTTGGGAGTTCATCTGAAGCAGGGTATTCTGCCAGATGGTTCTCTGATTGCGGTGAAGCAACTTTCTTCAAAGTCTAGGCAAGGGAATCGCGAATTTGTGAATGAGATAGGAATAATATCAGCTCTACAGCATCCCAATCTTGTTAAGCTTTATGGTTGTTGCATTGAGGGAAACCAGCTATTGCTAATCTATGAATTCATGGAAAACAACAGCCTCGCAAATGCTCTGTTCGGTGGGTGCTTTTGTCTactttttctcatatttgtattattacACTCGTATTGATTAATTGAAAGGCATAACATAGCTGGAATTTGGGTTTACAGGTCCTGAAAAGAACCAACTAAAATTGGATTGGCCAACAAGGCTTAGAATTTGTCTTGGCATAGCTCAAGGCTTGGCATATCTCCATGAGGAAACAAGGTTGAGAATTGTTCATAGAGACATCAAGGCAACTAATGTGCTGCTTGATAAAGATCTCAATGCAAAAATATCTGACTTTGGCCTGGCTAGACTTTCTGATGAAAATGCAACCCACATAAGCACTCAGATTGCTGGAACTATGTAAGTGAAACATCATTGTTTATTTCTTTATGGTGATTTGTCAAGGTTGCTTTTAAGATGTGCAGAACGAGAAAATCTAATATCTCTGTTTTCATTTCCAGATTTCTGTTTAATAGATCCTTAGTTTCTCATTTTGtttgttgaatatttttagagGATATATGGCCCCTGAATATGCAATGAGAGGTTACTTGACGGATAAAGCGGATGTTTACAGCTTCGGAGTGGTCATATTAGAGACTGTCAGTGGGTTGTGCAACACTAGCTACAGGCCAAAGGAAGACTGTCTGCATCTTCTTGATTGGGTGAATAATTTAATGTTCTTGAGATTCATATAATAAGCtgcaataaaaacaagattaatCAATGCAATGTTACTTCAGGCTTATATTCTACAAGAGCAGGGCAGGTTAGTTGAACTTGTTGACAAGAGTCTAGGCCCAAACTATTCAAAGGAAGAGGCAGTGATGCTGTTGAGTCTAGCTCTCACATGCACCAGTTCTTCTCCATCTCTCAGGCCTACAATGCCGGCGGTAGTGAACATCATTGAAGGCAAAAAGCCTGTGCCGGTGTTACCAAAGAAGGGCACAGGCTCAAACAGTGTTCCCAGCACTTGGGTTGGGGCCTTTGAGATACTCTCTCACAACAATAGGCCGTTGGTGagttcatcaaaatataatgaGCCCTGGATGGAGTCTGTAGTAAGTACAAATGttgaagaggaagaagacacTTCATCGACAAGTGGGCTTATTTCTGATTACTCGCATTAATCATTTGATGGTTATGATTATGACAGCCATGAGACTGGATTAAAATATTGGCCAGTCAGGGACAAACAGCGTATGGTTGTCACGCCGGTATTTTTGaagtaaatgtggataaatcacCGATTTATCGAAAAAAACTAAAGCGACAACAAATGACTGAATGAAACAGTACAAAGAGCCCCTCACCAGTGTCACGCCGGTATTCGCCGGTGcattactttctttttatttaattacttttctcCTCctacttttcctttttcctaTATTGTTCTGAACTTTTTTTCAAAGAATTAGTGGTTAGTGGCTTATTCCTTGAAACAAAAAACTGACACTTACattacaatcaaataaaattttaaaaaaagttgggtcttttttcataataataataataataataataataataataataataataataataataaatgtggaGAAGCTTACCATATTACCGACACAATAGGTAAATGGTAAGTCATTTGATTCTCTCCCATTGAGGTATAATAGAATATGTATGTTAAAGGTTCAACTCTCTTCTAAAGTATGGTTGAAGTGTAATACAGTGTGCATGTTCAACTCTTTCTCAATACATGATtttgacataataaaatgagtGTGTCAGTGTCCACATTATTCAAAAACATGTATCACATTAAAATATCAgttattttttttggtgtgaTAAATGTACACAAGACACAACtctcaattcatttttttttttatattgaggtttatccacctttacacaaaaaagaaaaatccctTAACCTATCATTTGAGAATTATTTGGGAGAAAAATGTGTTATCACACTCTTATTAAAGAGGCGGTAAACATCAAACGCTAATTTGAAGAtaagataacaaaatattaaaataaattaaataatataattttttttttacgaaaTGTAAACAGGCCATATGTCAGGAAGCATCACCTTTGATTTTCATGTTGGTATGAATTTGCCTAGGCTTATATTGGGAGCTTGGATTATATCCATGAGGTGCCATGGTTGAATATTGTTCACACAGACATCAAAGCAACAAATTAAATGCACATTGGCCCTTTCTCCCTTTGGGAAGACAAAAGATCTTTCCTCCCTCTATTCTAGAATAAAGCAGCTCTAGACTTACTCAGGTGTAAATACGAGATCCTAGACCTTGGTTGCTAACCGCGGCTCCTTCCATGCAGTGTCTCTACTGCTTCCTCATGAATAGGGGTGTTAGATCCCTCATCTCAATGTTCTTgtagaagattttttttatatataaagtagATAAACTACAAACTATATTAAAAGGAGCGTACAACAAAAACCGAACAAATAGACAACaactaagaaaaagaaaaacgacAAAGGAGAGAACAAGTACCAGAGGTTGTGGaacataacaagaaaaaaacacactAAGACCACACAGAGCTACAGGAAGTGGAAGAAacaggaagaagaaaaaaataagaagaccCCCAAATGACGACAGCCAACTAGCGGGCCGTAGACATGGAAGAGAACACAGACTAGCCGGCAAGGTCTTCTGAACCATCATCAGGGTTGCACTCTGCGCACGAGGAAGAGCCAGAGAATTGAATGCATTGCCTGATAGCAGAAGAGGACTCCTCCAACTTTTGTCTCTTGGCTGCTGGAGTTGCATCTACCcaagaaagaaacaagaagcaaatttttaaaaaaatggaagaacTAGACAAAGAAGCACACTGAAACATGCATGAAATTCTTTCAAGACAAATTTGCCAAATGATAGCTCTTATTGACAGAGTGCATGAGAAACGGTGCTGGGAACCCAAGCCCTTGGCCAAGCCCTCCCAAAGATCGGACCTCGAGGTCAGAGCTTTGTTAAAACCAACAACATGCATGAAGCGATGCCAAGTGTAAGTAGCAACGCTACATCTAAAAAACAAGTGATCCACCATTTCAATCTCATTGTGACAAAGATAACGCGTAGCCGTGGATAGCATGTTGCACCTCTTGGCAAAGAGATTCTCTAAAGTGAGGATTTTGTTATCCCACATGAGCCAGAGGATGGCGTTGACTTTTTTAGGacaaatgtttttgaaaatttttggagtAATCTGGTAGCATTTTCCATGGCCAATTAGGAATCAGTAAATGGATTTAATTGAGAACACTCCATTTGGCGTTAACTTCCAAACACGGTAGTCAAAGGCCAATGAGGTAGAAAGTATTTGATTCTGAATATCTTCCAAAATCGGGTCATGCTCGGGTAAATCGAGAATGAAGCTCTCAACACCATCTTTAACTAACATCCAAAGAGAAGGGCTTAGCGCAAAAGCATCAGACCAGATATGACAAGGGGCCATACTAGCATACCAATTATCGAACCAAAACCAAGTGGAGGCTCCATCCACAATATTCGATCTTGAACAACAGTGGAAAGCTCGAGGGATGGGAGAATgcctttccaaaagaaagagCTTCGCCAATGTTTCCTGGGATAAAGGCTCCAATTAGGTGTGTTGTGAAAGTAGTAAAATTTGAGCGGTAGGTGACCacatcatgaaacatccttggATAACTTCCACCACAATTTACCCAGCAGAGCACAATTGAATTCCTCCATGTTGATAATGCCCCAACCTCCCTGCTCCCTTGGCTGGCACAGCCGCTTCTAGTTGACCAAACAACATTTGGGTTTGTTAATATCAGGCCCTGTCCAAAGGAAGTAGCTTCTAATTCAGTCAATAGAACGAATACCCCAAGAAGAAAGTTTAAAAATGGGTATCCAATAAGTAGGGATTGCAAATAGTACAGTGTTGATCAGAATAAGTCAGTCGCTAAGAGAGAGGAAATTGGCTTTCCAAAAATCAAGCTTGGTTCTAATCAAAGAGATAAGCTTTTCCCATTCTTGCTTTCTTGGTCTTCTTCTAGCTAAGGGAATACCTAGATAGTTTATCGGCAGTGTACTCGAGGTACAACGAAGGGTACTCAAATCATCCTCGTTGGGAGGAGAGTTGGAATTTGTGGGGATAAGGCAAGTCTTATGAAGATTAATAAAGAGACCTGAAATGCCTTCAAAGTGAAAAAACAAAAGCTTGATGAGTTTGAGATCTTCCCACCCACCAGCTGAAAGGATGATTAGATCATCAGCATATTGGAGATGACACACAGTCCTGAAATCCCCAAGAGGAACACCAAAAAGAACCCTGGAAGTCAAGGCGTGCGAGAACATGGAGCTGAGAACATCCATagctaaaacaaaaagaagaggagaaagggtGTCACCTTGACATAATCCTTTTTGATAACGGACATGACCATTAGGAGAGCCATCAATGAGAATATTTGCTTTGGAGGACTGAAAGATGTTAGAGATCCACCTGACCCAACGATGACCAAATTCTCAAGCAGCAAGGAGATCAAGAAAAAACTCCCAATCTACCATGTCAAAAGCCTTAGCAAAATCAATTTTGACAATGTTCCCGTGGAGGCTTCGCTTTTGGAGGCTGAAAATGGTCTCTTAGAAGATGTCCTGTCttataaaagttaaaattttcgATTAATTggtgtttaataataaaatcatgatcTTAAACTATCTTGTCAAGTGCAAGTATATGGCCAAGTAAACTATGTGTTTACTTTGTAGATTAAAAAGCGACTCGGTTGTTCATTGTAATGAATCTCAAGATCAAAAGAGTAAACACTCAAGCAATGAATAGATCTATAATTCTTAGTGATGAATCTTTAGAAATCAAGCTGAGAAAAATACTCATTCATGAATAGAATTTCATAGTAATTTCTAAGTTCACAGCATTAACACAGTTCATCATCCAAATAACAAGCTAATAAGTACTTCAATAAGAAAATTATCAGATTCTTAACAAGAACAATAAGCAACAACAATGAAAAGGAGATAAAAGAAACCTTACATCAGTGCACACACGGAGAGAACCCCACTCCTAGGAGGTGTTTGGATGTAAGGAATGGATGAGAGGATTGGAAGGGGAATGAAAATTGAGgggaatgagaataaaaaattgTGTTTGATTGGTAAAATATAAGAGATGAATTCATTGcgaatgggaaaagtaaaaaaagaaaatgtggtaAAAGACTTTTATATCTTTAATACAagctaataagaaaaaaaatattagattagataatagttatttttataataaatagtaataatattttaattataaa
This genomic window from Dioscorea cayenensis subsp. rotundata cultivar TDr96_F1 chromosome 20, TDr96_F1_v2_PseudoChromosome.rev07_lg8_w22 25.fasta, whole genome shotgun sequence contains:
- the LOC120251442 gene encoding probable LRR receptor-like serine/threonine-protein kinase At1g53440, which encodes MKFGHVLVPLFLFLCVLVWSCSETVQCQAQTLPQSEVDALKKIGEKLGKHWNFTVNPCSGTSGWVDPSNSNRDVTANVTCSACKANDCHVTSIVLTGQNLTGSLPGEFSNLTFLQVIDLSRNYLNGTIPVVWASIPLIDLVLTGNCITGRIPNELSRITTLESLYLGSNLIEGPLPQSLGNLTNLAILELTANAINGGLPESWGNLKNMIYFLIGGNPITGKIPDFIGNWTQLVELEMLGTSMEGPFPPIFYTSGNMRKLEVSDLIGGDGKFPPLQNMTGMHSLVLRNMSITDALPTYIGNMTMLYNLDLSFNALTGPIPDTLQILKYLQYLFLNNNKLTGAIPEWMLTSGIHIDMSYNSFDAHNAPCYCSTGIVNMVSSYSSTDDNSIKPCLKRNNPCSGVPENDKLFINCGGSSMTIDGNEYEDNIDIQGASYYHANGEKWAFSSSGYFLGNEDQSYVVNNVSPIVGASNANPKLYTTARLSPLSLTYYGLCLQNGNYTVNLHFAEIMFTDDQTYSAVGRRFFDVSIQDERVLRDFNIAKEANGTGRAIIKSFNAMVNSNTLVIHLQWAGQGTRNIPHWGVYGPLISAISVTLNDFKLDAHENLELYKGTFMGILFAGCVMIFLVSVFILFFWIRKDAENNELRGLELQTGFFTLKQIKTATRNFDRANKLGEGGFGPVYKGILPDGSLIAVKQLSSKSRQGNREFVNEIGIISALQHPNLVKLYGCCIEGNQLLLIYEFMENNSLANALFGPEKNQLKLDWPTRLRICLGIAQGLAYLHEETRLRIVHRDIKATNVLLDKDLNAKISDFGLARLSDENATHISTQIAGTIGYMAPEYAMRGYLTDKADVYSFGVVILETVSGLCNTSYRPKEDCLHLLDWAYILQEQGRLVELVDKSLGPNYSKEEAVMLLSLALTCTSSSPSLRPTMPAVVNIIEGKKPVPVLPKKGTGSNSVPSTWVGAFEILSHNNRPLVSSSKYNEPWMESVVSTNVEEEEDTSSTSGLISDYSH